A stretch of the Nerophis ophidion isolate RoL-2023_Sa linkage group LG29, RoL_Noph_v1.0, whole genome shotgun sequence genome encodes the following:
- the LOC133546201 gene encoding oocyte zinc finger protein XlCOF6.1-like: protein MRTEKPQPFHIKKEEEYLLTPIFKEEEEDPQTPHFKKEVVDPLTPHFKKEAVDPLSPHIKEEEEEHSINQQGEHLEGLEEVDVTKMPVTGVPVKSEGDEVKGESEERGGGEPPSSSSTQHMTTEADGDHCGGSQADKLLAPLSDSEDTTSHSPDTDDEDSKDDKTCHTDNTHFTSSHSHKTFKSPSKLKRHMRTHTGEKPFSCSICGKDFTQRYDLKRHMRTHTGEKPFSCSICGNDFTHRQHLNTHKRIHTGEKPFTCSECCKRFARKAELKRHMRIHTGEKPFICSVCGKGFSQKGHLVNHTKTHTGEKPFSCSICGKGFTQRHLFKAHIRRHTGEKPFSCSMCGKAFTRSDHFKAHMRIHTGEKTFLCSICGKDFTRRDHFKAHMRIHNE from the coding sequence atgcgaaCGGAGAAGCCACAGCCcttccacattaagaaggaagaggaatacctacTGACCCCcatttttaaagaggaagaggaggacccacagacaccccattttaaaaaggaagtggtggatccactgacaccccattttaaaaaggaagcggtggatccactgagccctcacattaaagaggaagaggaagaacacagcatcaatcagcagggagagcatcttgaaggactggaggaggttgatgtcaccaagatgccagtgactggtgtccctgtgaagagtgaaggtgatgaggtcaaaggtgaaagtgaggagaggggagggggggagcctccaagcagcagctcaacacaacacatgacaacagaagctgatggagaccactgtggaggatcacaagcagacaagctcttagctccactatcagatagtgaggacacaacgtcacactctcctgacactgatgatgaagactctaaagatgataagacatgtcacactgacaacactcacttcacatcttctcactctcacaaaacatttaaatCTCCTAGTaagttgaaaagacacatgagaacacacactggagaaaaacctttttcatgttcaatctgcggtaaagattttactcagaggtacgatttgaaaagacacatgagaacacacactggagaaaaacctttttcatgttcaatctgcggtaacgaTTTTACTCATAGgcaacatttgaacacacacaagagaatacacactggagaaaaaccctttacTTGCTCAGAATGCTGTAAAAGATTTGCGCGAAAAGCAGAGttaaaaagacacatgagaatacacactggagaaaaaccattcatATGCTCAGTTTGTGGCAAAGGATTCTCCCAGAAGGGACATTTGGTAaaccacacaaaaacacacactggagaaaaacctttttcatgttcaatctgtggtaaaggattTACTCAAAGGCACCTTTTCAAAGCACACATTAgaagacacacaggagaaaaacctttttcatgttcaatgtgTGGTAAAGCTTTTACTCGAAGtgaccatttcaaagcacacatgagaatacacactggagaaaaaacatttttatgttcaatctgcggtaaagattttacccgAAGGGACCATTTCAAAGCACATATGAGAATACACAATGAATAA
- the LOC133546075 gene encoding oocyte zinc finger protein XlCOF8.4-like — protein MVRYPVFSCTLAGSHRFLACSYILPSTPLRHCRQHPAVDTPLRLSDVEEEPLPREQEEPRSPHIREEEEVPHSQHIKEGGEEPQPPHIKEEDEMSHTHNVKLTLHIKGQAEDPLILHIKNEEEDPLTPHFKEQENLLTPHIKKEEEDQEPPHIREEEEEEGISQPKWLEEFPVTGVPVKSEDDEVKGESEERGGGEPPSSSSTQHMTTEADGDHCGGSQADKLLAPLSDSEDTTSHSPDTDDEDSKDDKTCHTDNTHFTSSLCEKTFRYRSYLKRHMRTHTGEKPFSCSICGKGFTESQHLKRHMRTHTGEKTFSCSICGKGFTQSTDVKVHMRTHTGEKPFPCSICGKGFTQSQSLKKHARTHTGEKSHSC, from the exons aTGGTGCGGTATCCGGTCTTCTCCTGCACGCTCGCTGGATCCCATCGGTTCCTGGCTTGTTCCTATATC ctgccgtcgactcccctaagACACTGCCGTCAACACCCggctgtggacacacccctccgactgtcag ACGTCGAAGAAGAACCTCTACCCCGTGAGCAGGAGGAACCACGGTCCCCCCACATACgtgaggaagaagaggtaccacattcccaacacattaaagagggaggagaggagccacagcccccccacattaaagaggaagacgagatgTCACacacccataatgttaaactgacccttcacattaaagggcaagcggaggacccactgatcttacacatcaaaaatgaagaggaggacccactgacccctcactttaaggagcaagagaacctgctgacccctcacattaaaaaggaagaggaggaccaagagccaccgcacattagagaggaagaggaggaagagggcatcagtcagcctaaatggttggaggagttcccagtgactggtgtccctgtgaagagtgaagatgatgaggtgaaaggtgaaagtgaggagaggggagggggggagcctccaagcagcagctcaacacaacacatgacaacagaagctgatggagaccactgtggaggatcacaagcagacaagctcttagctccactatcagatagtgaggacacaacgtcacactctcctgacactgatgatgaagactctaaagatgataagacatgtcacactgacaacactcacttcacatcttctctctgtGAGAAAACATTTCGTTACCGTTcttatctgaaaagacacatgagaacacacactggagaaaaacctttttcctgttcaatctgcggtaaaggttttacagaaagtcaacatttgaaaagacacatgcgaacacacactggagaaaaaactttttcctgttcaatatgtggtaaaggttttacacaaagtacagatgtgaaagtacacatgagaacacacactggtgaaaaaccgtttccttgttcaatctgtggtaaaggttttacacaaagtcagagtttgaaaaaacacgctagaacacacactggtgaaaaatcacattcctgctga